One genomic window of Cannabis sativa cultivar Pink pepper isolate KNU-18-1 chromosome 2, ASM2916894v1, whole genome shotgun sequence includes the following:
- the LOC115720967 gene encoding pathogenesis-related protein PR-4: MGMMMMRKAWAVAMVVMCAVMVCASAQSASNVRATYHLYNPQDNNWDLLKVSAFCATWDANKPLAWRQKYGWTAFCGPVGPRGQEACGKCLRVTNTGTGDQVTVRIVDQCSNGGLDLDVNVFNQIDTNKEGVARGHLMVNYDFVNCGD; this comes from the exons ATGggaatgatgatgatgaggaagGCGTGGGCGGTGGCGATGGTGGTGATGTGTGCAGTGATGGTTTGTGCATCGGCTCAAAGTGCGAGCAATGTTAGAGCAACATACCATTTGTACAATCCACAAGATAATAACTGGGACTTGCTGAAGGTGAGTGCATTCTGTGCCACTTGGGACGCCAACAAGCCCTTGGCTTGGCGCCAAAAGTATGGCTGGACTGCCTTCTGCGGACCCGTCGGCCCTCGTGGCCAGGAGGCTTGCGGCAAATGCTTGAGA GTGACAAACACAGGGACAGGAGACCAAGTTACAGTAAGAATTGTGGATCAGTGCAGCAATGGTGGACTGGACTTGGATGTAAATGTATTTAACCAGATTGACACTAATAAGGAAGGCGTTGCTCGAGGCCACCTTATGGTCAACTATGACTTCGTCAACTGTGGTGACTAA